A stretch of DNA from Staphylococcus equorum:
TATTGGTAGAAGGAATAACACGTCCTCTAATATTTAAAATTTGACTTAGTTCTTTCACTGCATGTCCAAAATCGTTATTGATGTTGGTTAATGCAGCAATGAGTAGATTACCTAAAGAATGACCTTCGACTTGGTTTTCTTTAAAACGATATTGAAACAATTGTTCTATTGTTGATTCTGTTTCACTTAATGCCGAAATAACGTTTCGTATATCTCCTGGAGCAGGTATATCCATTTCGCTTCGTATTTTACCCGTACTACCACCATCATCAGCTACTGTGACAATCGTCGTAATATCGATCGGATAACCCTTTAAACCACGTGCTAAAACGGATAAACCCGTACCTCCACCTATAAGTACAAGCTTAATTCTTTTCATTTTTTTGTTTCACGCCACTTTCGACATGTGCATCCCTATGTTGTACATACACATTATAGTCAAAACTCTCCCTGAGTTCTGCTCCGATACGTTTGGCTAGTGCGACAGAACGATGTTGGCCACCAGTACAACCTATTGCAATAACAAGTTGAGATTTTCCTTCTTTTTTATATCCTGGTATCATAAATTTCAATAAATCCATTAATTTTTCATAAAAAATGTTTGTTTCTTTCCATTTCATTACATATTTATATACTGCTTCATCTTCGCCAGTTAATGGTCTCAACTCATCAACATAGTGCGGATTAGGTAAAAATCTTACATCAAATACAAGATCCGCATCTATTTGTATACCATGTTTAAAACCAAAGCTAATTACATTAATATTAAATGTTTGATAGTTACTTTGATTAAAATAATCTCCCATACGTTTGCGCAATTCTTTCGGTGTCATTTGCGATGTATCAATCGTATAATTCGCTAAACTTTGTATTTCAGTCAACAACTCACGTTCTTCTTCAATAGCTTCAATTAATGAACGTTGACCTTTTTCATTTAAAGGATGTGCACGACGTGTTTCTTTATAACGAGAAATCAGTTTTTCATTCGATGCTTCCAAGAACATTAAATCAACAATAACATCTGAGTTACTCTTAATTTGGTCCATTTCTTTAATTAAAGATTTAAATAGTTCCTTACCTCTTAAATCAATAGCAATCGCTACTTTTTGTAAAGAAGGATTTCCTTGCCCCATCAATTCTACAAATTTTGGTAAAAGAATCGGTGGTAAATTATCTACACAGAAATATCCAATGTCTTCTAAACTCTGAATGACCACAGATTTTCCGGCGCCTGACAAACCAGTTACAACCAACAATTCACTCTTTACTATTTCTTTTTCTTCTCGTTGCATCTCTTTACACCATCCATTGATTATTTTAATCGCAAAATTAGTTCTACGCTGTTAATAGCTTATTTATATTGGCATTTATACAATATCTTTCATTTTTCTCAATATAAGTCTAACGAGTTAATATTATCACATTATATTTTACATGAAAAACGACTAAGGTAGTAGTTTTATCTATCAATATTATAACGCTATAGTTGTTTCATTATGTAAAAAAGCTAGAATGTTATAACTTACTATAGATCGTAAGTATAACATTCTAGCTATGACTGAATTTATCTATGATATTTTATACAATCTTTTATAATCTATGACTTTATCCCATCAATGATACAATTTATTTATGCTTCAATTGTATCGTGTAAATGCTCGATATATGCAATGGCACTTTGTGCAGCAATACTTCCATCACCAGTTGCAGTGACAATTTGACGTAACCCTTTTTCACGTACGTCGCCTGCTGCATATATACCAGGTACACTTGTACTCATGTCTTCATTCGTTAAAATGTAGCCAACTTCATTAGTAATACCTAAATCTTGGAAAGGTATTGTTAATGGTTTCATACCAATGTACACAAATACGCCATCGCCATCTAGTGTTTGTTCTGTGCCATCTTTTGTTGATTCTAATGTTACCGAACCAACTTTGCCATCTTTGTCATTAATTGTTTTTAAAGTGTGACTCCAAATAAAATCAATTTTATCGTTTTTAAATGCGCGATCTTGTAAGATTTTTTGAGCACGTAATTCATCTCTACGGTGAACAATTGTTACGCTATCAGCAAATTTTGTAAGGAATGTTCCTTCTTCTACAGCTGAGTCTCCGCCACCAATAACAAATAATTTCTTACCTTTAAAGAATGCTCCATCACATACGGCACAATAACTTACACCACGACCGCCAAGTTCTTGTTCACCAGGTACACCAATTTTTTTGTATTCTGCACCTGTTGAAATGATTACGGCGCGAGCTGTAATTTCACTATTACCAAGGTTAATCACTTTATGAGTACCTTTATCTTCTATTGATTTGATATCGCCATATTGATATTTAGCACCAAATTTTTTCGCATGTTCAAACATTTTCGTTGATAAGTCCGGACCTGTTACCATTTCAAATCCTGGGAAGTTCTCAACTTCTTCTGTGTTTGCCATTTGTCCACCTGGCATACCACGTTCAATCATTACTGTGCTTAAATTAGCACGTGATGCATAAACTGCAGCAGTCATTCCTGCTGGTCCGGCACCTATAATTGCCACATCAAAATCCACTTGTTCAG
This window harbors:
- the rapZ gene encoding RNase adapter RapZ, with translation MQREEKEIVKSELLVVTGLSGAGKSVVIQSLEDIGYFCVDNLPPILLPKFVELMGQGNPSLQKVAIAIDLRGKELFKSLIKEMDQIKSNSDVIVDLMFLEASNEKLISRYKETRRAHPLNEKGQRSLIEAIEEERELLTEIQSLANYTIDTSQMTPKELRKRMGDYFNQSNYQTFNINVISFGFKHGIQIDADLVFDVRFLPNPHYVDELRPLTGEDEAVYKYVMKWKETNIFYEKLMDLLKFMIPGYKKEGKSQLVIAIGCTGGQHRSVALAKRIGAELRESFDYNVYVQHRDAHVESGVKQKNEKN
- the trxB gene encoding thioredoxin-disulfide reductase gives rise to the protein MAEQVDFDVAIIGAGPAGMTAAVYASRANLSTVMIERGMPGGQMANTEEVENFPGFEMVTGPDLSTKMFEHAKKFGAKYQYGDIKSIEDKGTHKVINLGNSEITARAVIISTGAEYKKIGVPGEQELGGRGVSYCAVCDGAFFKGKKLFVIGGGDSAVEEGTFLTKFADSVTIVHRRDELRAQKILQDRAFKNDKIDFIWSHTLKTINDKDGKVGSVTLESTKDGTEQTLDGDGVFVYIGMKPLTIPFQDLGITNEVGYILTNEDMSTSVPGIYAAGDVREKGLRQIVTATGDGSIAAQSAIAYIEHLHDTIEA